The Mycolicibacterium insubricum DNA segment GGAGTCGCTGCGTTACGACCTGGCCGTGGCCGAGATCTTCGTGTTCTCGCCCAAGGGCGACGTGTTCAACCTGCCGGCCGGGTCGACGCCGGTGGACTTCGCCTACGCGGTGCACACCGAGGTGGGGCACCGGTGCATCGGCGCGCGGGTCAACGGCCGTCTCGTCGCGCTGGAACGCAAGCTGGAAAACGGCGAGGTCGTCGAGGTTTTCACCTCCAAGGCGCCCAATGCCGGGCCGTCGCGGGACTGGCAGGGGTTCGTCGTCTCGCCGCGGGCCAAGGCCAAGATCCGGCAGTGGTTCGCCAAGGAGCGCCGCGAGGAGGCGCTGGAGGCCGGCAAGGAGGCGATCGCCCGGGAGGTGCGCCGCGGCGGACTGCCGTTGCAGCGGCTGCTCAACGGCGAGTCGATGGCGACCCTCGCCCGTGAGCTGCGCTACACCGACGTGTCGGCGCTCTACACCGCCGTGGGGGAGGGGCACATCTCCGCGCGGCACGTCGTGCAGCGGCTGGTGGCCCTGCTCGGCGGCGACGACGCCGCGGCCGACGAGATCGCCGAGCGGTCAACGCCGTCGAATTACCCTGTGCGCCAGCGCAGCAACGACGACACCGGTGTCGCCGTCCCCGGGGCTCCGGGCACGCTGACGAAGCTGGCGAAGTGCTGTACCCCGGTTCCCGGCGACGCCATCCTGGGCTTCGTGACCCGCGGCGGCGGCGTCAGCGTGCACCGCACCGACTGCACGAACGCCGCTGCGCTGCAACAGCAGGCCGAGCGGATCATCGACGTCAAGTGGGCGCCGGGACCGGGTTCGGTCTTCCTGGTGGCGATTCAGGTGGAGGCGCTCGACCGGCACCGGCTGCTGTCCGACGTCACCCGGGTGCTGGCCGACGAGAAGGTCAACATCCTCTCGGCGTCGGTCACCACGTCCGATGACCGGGTGGCGATCAGCCGCTTCACCTTTGAGATGGGCGACCCGAAGCACCTGGGCCACGTGCTCAACGTGGTGCGCAACGTCGAGGGCGTCTACGACGTCTACCGCGTGACCTCCGCCGCCTGACGAAGCCCGTGCGAGCGTAGTGAGTTCGGGCGAGGAGGGCGGCAGTGCGGTGGGTCGCCTGACGAAGCCCGTGCGAGCGTAGTGAGTTCGGGCGAGGAGGGCGGCAGTGTGGTGGGTCGCCTGCTACCCGTCGCGTCCGGAGGGGAGCGCGCCGAGTGTCTTGGCGAGTGTGCGCCAAATATCGTCGTGGTCCTCATGTCGTGAACGGTAGTCCCGTCCACCGACAACCAATCGAAAACTAGTTTGAAAAAAGTGTTGACGATGACATTTCAGGGAGTAGAATAGCTAGCAAGTTCGAATAACCGCCTCCGTGGAGGCTACGCCCGCGCTACGTCATCGCCAGGCTCGACCGTCCCGCATCGGGGTGGATGATCGGAGCCGTTGCACTATTCACCCCGATACGCGCACCGTGTGCGCCGGTCGGGGAAGTTCGGGTGGTCGTGATGACTGCTGCGGTTTGCGAGGTGACGGGTTCTGCCGTTGGTCTCGATGTGTTTCTGGATGAGTTCGACGGGTTTGTCGATCGGCTCATCGATCAGCTTGCCCCGGTGCCGGTTTCGGTGCCGGCCGGGGCTGCGGGTTCGGTCGGGCTCGCGCCGCCGGTCTGTATCCCGGTCCCAGCGGCGACGGCCGCCGGTGCCGACATCGACCGCGACGCCACCGAGAGCCACCACGGCGGCGGCCGCACGCTATTTCATCTGTTGGATGCCCCTGCGGGTGTGGTTGATGAGCCGCGGCTGCTGGCGGTGCTGAAAACCGGTGTGGCGGCGGTGAATCTGTTGCACCACCTACTCGCCACCGCGACCGTAGCGGCCGAACGCGCCGGAATCCCGACGCGGCGGCATCTGCGTTGCGGGGCGGATCTGCTGACCGGGCTCGGGATGGCCCCGGCGGCGGCCTACCGGCTGGCCCGCGTGGGCCGCGCCGTCCCCGAACTGCCCGCCCTGACCCGAGCCGCGCGGGTCGGTGGGGTGGGGGTGGAGTTCGCCGACGCGGTCGGCAAAGGCCTGTCCCACATCCGCAGCCGCATCGAACTGACCGACGCCGACGCGGCCGAGGTCATCAGGAAATTGATGGTGCAGTCCACCCCGGCGGAGGTCAACCGTAGAGCCCGCGGCATCGCGATCGCCCGCGTCCGGGCACAGCAAGCGGCCGGTGCCACCGGCACCGACCCTGATGCCGACGCTGGGGTGCCGGTAGCCGAGAACGCCGACCTCAACACCATGACGCTGACCCACAACGACGAAGGCCGGGTCACTGCGACCCTGGATCTGGACGTGGTGACCGGCGAGGAACTACTCGCCGCCCTGGACCCGCTGTGCCGCCCCGTCGCAGAACCCGACGGCTCCCGCGATGCCCGCCCACCGAGTCGGCGCCGCGCCGACGGGTTCGGCCAACTGCTGCGCGACTACCTCTCCGGATCCACCCGACCCCTCTCCGGCGGAGTGCTCCCCCACGTCTCGCTGATCCGTCCGATACCCGCCGTGACACCGGTTGCCGCCGGTGACGGCGGGCAATTGTGTGGCCACCGTCCCGCCGACCCGTATGTGGGCCCCGATCCCAGCGCCGGATGGTCCGACGAGTTCGTCGACATGCTCGGGTACACCGGGCCGATCAGCGCGGCCACCGCGGACCTGATCACCTGTGACTGCACCCTGGATGTGATTCATGTCGACGGCAACGGCGCCCCACTGGACGTGGGGCGCAGCCAACGGTTGTTCCCGCCGCACATCCGCCGCGCCCTGATCGCCCGAGACCGCGGCTGCGCCTTCCCCGGCTGCGGACGCCACCCCTCCTGGTGCGACGGCCACCATATCCGCCCGTGGGACCCCGACGGGGTGACCAGCCTGGATAACGGCGTGCTGCTGTGCCGGCGCCACCACACGATGATTCACCACTACGGCTGGCAGGTCTACCTCGGCACTGACCGGCACCCCTGGTTCATCCCGCCCCCGGATCCGGCCCACCCCAACCGCCCGCGGGAGCACCTGCGCTCCCACACCCGACGCACCCTCACGGCGCTCCCCGCCGCGGCGTAACCGTCCTCGGGCAGTGATAGCAGCAACCGCGAGACCGCACCCCCCGACAGCGCCCCGCCGGGAAACCGATCCAACACAACTGAACATGCTCACCCTCAACCGAAGATGCTCTCCCACACCCGAATACGAATAACCGCTGAACCTTGACAACTCCACAGAGAAAACGCCACAGGCGGGAGCCGGGCCGGAAAACACCAGACACCGAGCCGACACCCGCCACCCCGCAGCGGATGGAAAGCTGCTACGGGATCAGGCCGGCTCGGTGCCCAGCGCGCGCAGCGCGATGCGAGTGGCCTCGGCGATGGTTGGCTTGCCCTGGTCCGACGCCCGGTCGTCGGGAGCGGTGAGTGCCGCGATGACGATTGGTG contains these protein-coding regions:
- a CDS encoding HNH endonuclease signature motif containing protein, whose amino-acid sequence is MTAAVCEVTGSAVGLDVFLDEFDGFVDRLIDQLAPVPVSVPAGAAGSVGLAPPVCIPVPAATAAGADIDRDATESHHGGGRTLFHLLDAPAGVVDEPRLLAVLKTGVAAVNLLHHLLATATVAAERAGIPTRRHLRCGADLLTGLGMAPAAAYRLARVGRAVPELPALTRAARVGGVGVEFADAVGKGLSHIRSRIELTDADAAEVIRKLMVQSTPAEVNRRARGIAIARVRAQQAAGATGTDPDADAGVPVAENADLNTMTLTHNDEGRVTATLDLDVVTGEELLAALDPLCRPVAEPDGSRDARPPSRRRADGFGQLLRDYLSGSTRPLSGGVLPHVSLIRPIPAVTPVAAGDGGQLCGHRPADPYVGPDPSAGWSDEFVDMLGYTGPISAATADLITCDCTLDVIHVDGNGAPLDVGRSQRLFPPHIRRALIARDRGCAFPGCGRHPSWCDGHHIRPWDPDGVTSLDNGVLLCRRHHTMIHHYGWQVYLGTDRHPWFIPPPDPAHPNRPREHLRSHTRRTLTALPAAA